TATATCTATTTCTTTTACAACGTCCTTCAAGGCAGGAATAAGTATGTCATCTCCGCCGGTCCGAACCACATATACATCATTGCTGCCTGTCTGAAGCACATCTTTTATTGTGCCTAGAAGCAAGCCTTTTTCATCATATACTTCTAAATCTATCAAATCGCATATGAAATATGAGTCCTTGGGAAGCTTGACTGCTGATTTCCTGTCTACTTTTATGTAAAAATTCCTCAGCTTATTGGCCGCTTCTTCGGTATCGATTCCTTTTAGCTTCATTG
This portion of the Clostridia bacterium genome encodes:
- the rimM gene encoding ribosome maturation factor RimM (Essential for efficient processing of 16S rRNA), which translates into the protein MLQYLSIGQIVNVHGFKGEVKVYPLTNDMNRFKKLKEVYVEENNELVKYEIEALKFLSTTIAMKLKGIDTEEAANKLRNFYIKVDRKSAVKLPKDSYFICDLIDLEVYDEKGLLLGTIKDVLQTGSNDVYVVRTGGDDILIPALKDVVKEIDIKNKKIVVELPEGLI